In Xanthomonas sacchari, a genomic segment contains:
- the rlmH gene encoding 23S rRNA (pseudouridine(1915)-N(3))-methyltransferase RlmH, with protein sequence MKARLIATGERAPAWVAQGFAEYRKRLSHWLPLDLVEIEPGLRGKGRDAQRAIEDEGRRVLAALPKNALVVALDVPGKQHSSEQLAQRMEHWRGQGRDLAFLIGGPEGHSPEVLAVANESWSLGPLTLPHMLVRLVVAEQLYRAAAMLANHPYHRA encoded by the coding sequence ATGAAGGCACGCCTCATCGCCACCGGCGAGCGCGCCCCGGCCTGGGTGGCGCAGGGCTTCGCCGAGTACCGCAAGCGGCTCTCGCACTGGCTGCCGCTGGACCTGGTCGAGATCGAACCCGGCCTGCGCGGCAAGGGCCGCGACGCGCAGCGCGCGATCGAGGACGAAGGCCGCCGGGTGCTGGCGGCACTGCCGAAGAACGCGCTGGTGGTGGCGCTGGACGTGCCCGGCAAGCAGCACAGCTCCGAGCAACTGGCGCAGCGTATGGAGCACTGGCGCGGACAGGGGCGCGACCTGGCGTTCCTGATCGGCGGGCCAGAGGGCCATTCGCCGGAGGTGCTGGCGGTGGCCAACGAATCCTGGTCGCTGGGGCCGCTGACCCTGCCGCACATGCTGGTGCGGCTGGTGGTGGCCGAGCAGCTGTACCGCGCCGCGGCGATGCTGGCCAATCATCCCTATCATCGCGCCTGA
- a CDS encoding J domain-containing protein: MPKRQAGLPEAVSGLAQSARVRAGTSAAAQPLATPARKRFDALIERLERTRAELRDWREALPRWEQRFHEQVEPLLQARDAAQAQLVQDLDAAHAAHKLGKRERADLSETLCALAAPLLEQPGFDALKPLHARHCGTQGEGDALVLDAAMQAALAAEFGLTVEELQHLPCPEALYAQLQQRQRQQRAHADGRAQRHARRRRAGAGPASATGFDPQQARRTLYRTLVAALHPDREPDARQRERKTALMQELNRVYRQDDLLGLLELQLEIGQLDHAGIAAMAEERIGDYAAMFATQLQQVERELAQVVDAFVADYGLALERRPQPRRMDALMAQIKRQLQDEIAYFDEDRRALQQPATLKQWLRQQRAALETQDAAEAPASAAFVAERG, encoded by the coding sequence ATGCCTAAGCGCCAGGCCGGGCTGCCGGAGGCCGTGTCCGGCCTTGCGCAGTCCGCGCGGGTTCGCGCCGGTACCAGCGCCGCCGCGCAGCCGCTGGCCACGCCGGCACGCAAGCGCTTCGATGCGCTGATCGAACGCCTGGAGCGGACTCGCGCCGAGTTGCGCGATTGGCGCGAGGCGTTGCCGAGGTGGGAACAGCGTTTCCATGAGCAGGTCGAGCCGCTGCTGCAGGCGCGCGATGCGGCGCAGGCGCAACTGGTGCAGGACCTGGACGCGGCGCATGCCGCGCACAAGCTGGGCAAGCGCGAGCGCGCCGACCTGTCCGAGACGCTCTGCGCGCTGGCCGCGCCGCTGCTGGAACAGCCGGGATTCGACGCGCTGAAGCCGCTCCATGCGCGCCACTGCGGTACCCAGGGCGAGGGCGATGCGCTCGTCCTGGACGCGGCGATGCAGGCCGCGCTCGCCGCCGAGTTCGGCCTCACCGTCGAGGAACTGCAGCACCTGCCGTGCCCGGAAGCGCTGTACGCGCAGTTGCAGCAGCGCCAGCGCCAGCAGCGTGCGCACGCGGACGGACGCGCGCAGCGGCATGCCCGGCGCCGTCGCGCCGGCGCCGGTCCCGCAAGCGCGACCGGGTTCGATCCGCAGCAGGCGCGGCGCACGCTGTACCGCACCCTGGTCGCGGCGCTGCACCCGGACCGCGAACCCGATGCGCGGCAACGCGAACGCAAGACCGCGCTGATGCAGGAACTCAACCGCGTCTACCGCCAGGACGATCTGCTGGGCCTGCTGGAGTTGCAGTTGGAGATCGGCCAGTTGGATCACGCCGGGATCGCGGCGATGGCCGAGGAGCGGATCGGCGACTACGCCGCGATGTTCGCCACGCAACTGCAGCAGGTCGAGCGGGAGCTGGCGCAGGTGGTCGATGCGTTCGTGGCCGACTACGGCCTGGCCCTGGAGCGTCGCCCGCAGCCGCGGCGTATGGATGCCTTGATGGCGCAGATCAAGCGCCAGTTGCAGGACGAGATCGCCTATTTCGACGAGGACCGGCGCGCACTGCAGCAGCCCGCCACCCTCAAGCAGTGGCTGCGCCAGCAGCGTGCGGCCCTGGAGACGCAGGACGCCGCCGAGGCGCCGGCGTCGGCGGCGTTCGTGGCCGAGCGCGGGTGA
- a CDS encoding TonB-dependent receptor, which produces MSKHYPSRVMRRSVLAVLLGAALTQGVVHAQSTTGSIYGVAPAGATITVQSDTGLTRTVPVDSAGRFNIGSLPVGTYTVTLNKDGQAVDSRKGIGLRVSSGTEVSFAKSDSTATLDTVTVSASNVAPVDVTTVDSRTVITAEQLQRLPLARSAEAIALLAPGAVAGSGYFGNAVSFGGAGVSENAYYVNGFSTGNPINNIGGVSLPYGAIDQQEVYTGGYSARYGRSDGGVISQIGKRGTNEWHFGGQVLWRPRATSESPKDVYYPDASLPSGYGYQDPTLTGKLYRSRKDNPTWSNVYSAYAGGPLIEDRLFVFVSAEQEKIDGVSTTASDSSTVARNHWNQNKPKVYAKVDWNINDSNLLELTGIKSNDRTGGYYNAFDYATLSEGARNTAVEPNIVKQNSTYYIGKYTSYLTEDLTFSATYGKSTFDNKNYPGIVSPDPYLSGVVFQNPAANGGTPIRNGQGARNLLDGKDNTRGLRLDFDYRLGNHDLAFGIDNIYYQAENEGQSMTGPGYAWYYAKSSRPNAPISSALGVGAPGGQGYYVRKLIFSTATSMTVKQKAYFLEDRWQVSDKVLLSLGLRNDKFINSNSNAQPYVDSGNQWAPRLGATWDVHGDSTLKVYANLGRYFLALPNSVAIRGASASTFTSEYFAYTGIDAKGNPTGLRPLGPGPVSSNGEYGIAPDPRTFTPSDLKSMYQDELIVGFDQAFAEKWTFGAKGTYRKLQSAIDDVCDPGRMRTKLRSLGVDPSTVTIPGCILLNPGETNSFSLANSSGGRTNFTMSKADWGFDSSAKRDYAALNLYLEHPFDGKWSTRVDYTWSRNFGNTEGQLKSNIGQTDVSKTQDWDAAALMAWAGGYLANDRRHQLKIYGAYQIAPEWMVSANLRIQSGTPRDCLGYFSANGVDESSVAGDPVGYRSAYHTCAGSASRPGDAGRTPWTKQIDLGAIYRPAFADQKLAFGLQVFNLLNERKPVQQYATWESSPYTVLNTYGMGNYFQTPRYLQLSVSYDY; this is translated from the coding sequence ATGTCGAAGCACTATCCGAGCCGTGTCATGCGTCGTAGCGTATTGGCCGTGCTCCTGGGAGCAGCCCTCACGCAGGGCGTGGTCCATGCGCAGAGCACCACAGGTTCCATCTATGGCGTCGCGCCGGCAGGCGCGACCATCACCGTGCAGAGCGACACCGGTCTGACGCGCACTGTGCCGGTCGATAGCGCCGGACGCTTCAACATCGGCTCGCTGCCGGTCGGCACCTACACAGTCACCCTGAACAAGGACGGCCAGGCCGTCGATAGCCGCAAGGGCATCGGCCTGCGCGTCAGCTCGGGCACCGAGGTCTCCTTCGCCAAGTCCGACTCCACCGCCACGCTCGATACGGTGACCGTCAGCGCCAGCAACGTGGCGCCGGTGGACGTCACCACCGTCGACTCGCGCACGGTCATCACCGCCGAGCAGTTGCAGCGCCTGCCGCTGGCCCGCTCCGCCGAGGCGATCGCGCTGCTGGCGCCGGGCGCCGTGGCCGGCAGCGGCTACTTCGGCAACGCGGTGTCCTTCGGCGGCGCCGGCGTGTCGGAGAACGCGTACTACGTCAATGGTTTCTCTACCGGCAACCCGATCAACAACATCGGTGGCGTGAGCCTGCCGTATGGCGCGATCGACCAGCAGGAGGTCTATACCGGCGGCTACAGCGCGCGCTATGGCCGCTCCGACGGCGGCGTGATCAGCCAGATTGGCAAGCGCGGCACCAACGAGTGGCATTTCGGCGGCCAGGTGCTGTGGCGCCCGCGCGCCACTTCCGAGTCGCCCAAGGACGTGTACTACCCCGACGCGTCCCTGCCGAGTGGCTATGGCTATCAGGATCCGACGCTGACCGGCAAGCTGTATCGCTCGCGCAAGGACAACCCGACCTGGAGCAACGTGTACAGCGCCTATGCCGGCGGCCCGTTGATCGAGGATCGCCTGTTCGTGTTCGTCTCGGCCGAGCAGGAAAAGATCGACGGCGTGTCGACCACCGCGTCCGACAGCAGCACCGTGGCGCGCAACCATTGGAACCAGAACAAGCCCAAGGTCTACGCCAAGGTCGACTGGAACATCAACGACAGCAACCTGCTCGAACTGACCGGCATCAAGAGCAACGACCGCACCGGCGGCTACTACAACGCGTTCGACTACGCCACGCTGTCCGAGGGCGCGCGCAACACTGCCGTCGAACCGAACATCGTCAAGCAGAACAGCACCTACTACATCGGCAAGTACACCAGCTATCTCACCGAGGACCTGACGTTCAGCGCCACCTACGGTAAGAGCACCTTCGACAACAAGAACTACCCGGGCATCGTCAGTCCGGATCCGTACCTCAGCGGCGTGGTCTTCCAGAATCCGGCGGCCAACGGCGGCACGCCGATCCGCAACGGCCAGGGCGCGCGCAACCTGCTCGATGGCAAGGACAACACCCGCGGCCTGCGCCTGGACTTCGACTACCGCCTGGGCAACCACGATCTCGCCTTCGGTATCGACAACATCTACTACCAGGCCGAGAACGAAGGCCAGTCGATGACCGGCCCGGGCTATGCCTGGTACTACGCCAAGTCGTCCAGGCCGAACGCGCCGATCAGCTCGGCGCTGGGCGTCGGCGCGCCGGGTGGCCAGGGGTATTACGTGCGCAAGCTGATCTTCAGCACCGCGACCTCGATGACGGTCAAGCAGAAGGCCTACTTCCTCGAGGATCGCTGGCAGGTCAGCGACAAGGTGCTGCTGTCGCTGGGTCTGCGCAACGACAAGTTCATCAACAGCAACAGCAACGCCCAGCCGTACGTGGACAGCGGCAACCAGTGGGCGCCGCGACTGGGCGCGACCTGGGACGTGCACGGCGATTCGACGCTGAAGGTCTATGCCAACCTGGGCCGTTACTTCCTGGCGCTTCCCAACAGCGTCGCGATCCGCGGCGCCTCGGCCTCGACCTTCACCAGCGAGTACTTCGCCTATACCGGCATCGACGCCAAGGGCAACCCGACCGGCCTGCGTCCGCTCGGCCCGGGCCCGGTGTCCTCCAACGGCGAGTACGGCATCGCCCCGGATCCGCGTACCTTCACGCCGAGCGACCTGAAGTCGATGTATCAGGACGAACTGATCGTGGGCTTCGACCAGGCGTTCGCCGAGAAGTGGACCTTCGGCGCGAAGGGTACCTACCGCAAGCTGCAGTCCGCCATCGACGACGTGTGCGATCCGGGCCGCATGCGCACCAAGCTGAGGTCGCTGGGGGTGGACCCGAGCACGGTCACCATCCCGGGATGCATCCTGCTCAACCCCGGCGAGACCAACAGCTTCAGCCTGGCCAACAGCAGCGGTGGCCGTACCAACTTCACCATGAGCAAGGCGGACTGGGGCTTCGACAGCTCGGCCAAGCGTGACTACGCCGCGCTCAACCTGTATCTGGAGCATCCGTTCGACGGCAAGTGGAGCACCCGTGTCGACTACACCTGGTCGCGCAACTTCGGCAATACCGAAGGCCAGTTGAAGTCCAACATCGGCCAGACCGACGTGTCCAAGACCCAGGATTGGGACGCCGCGGCGCTGATGGCCTGGGCCGGCGGCTACCTGGCCAACGATCGCCGCCACCAGCTGAAGATCTACGGTGCGTACCAGATCGCGCCGGAATGGATGGTCTCGGCCAACCTGCGCATCCAGTCGGGGACGCCGCGCGATTGCCTGGGTTACTTCAGCGCCAACGGCGTGGATGAAAGCTCTGTGGCTGGCGACCCGGTCGGTTACCGCTCCGCCTATCACACCTGTGCCGGTAGCGCGTCGCGGCCGGGCGATGCGGGTCGGACCCCGTGGACCAAGCAGATCGACCTGGGCGCGATCTATCGCCCGGCGTTCGCGGATCAGAAGCTGGCGTTCGGGTTGCAGGTGTTCAACCTGCTGAACGAGCGCAAGCCGGTCCAGCAGTACGCGACCTGGGAATCCAGCCCGTACACGGTGCTCAACACCTATGGCATGGGCAACTACTTCCAGACCCCGCGTTACCTGCAGTTGTCGGTGTCCTACGACTACTGA
- a CDS encoding TonB-dependent receptor, translating to MQRRATRRSLLCASVTGILAALAGPAAFAQEAATNLDRITVTGSNIPRTDTETPSPVQVVTRQEIDRTGKTSLAEYLQTLTADGAGSIPKSFGNGFAGGGAGISLRGLGAGSTLVLLNGRRMATYGLADDGQKVFTDLSTIPLDAVERVEVLKDGASAIYGSDAIAGVVNIILRSDFQGAILRGSYGISGDGDGDARKATLTAGTGDLASDGWNAFFSLDVGKTDAIRISDRKDRKWIGTGDIRRWGYAAQDAQFLGGAYLSGGTAGGTGPNGSVFDTNGQLVALPGCAGLTTIPGQSDATAQAQGCLWDPAQQFRDLAPEEKYVNVFGRASFAFGEGGEIYTEIGYSKKNTVFSNTPSAVSGGWGYPGGPVNANSGAGATVLYAGHPDNPLPYAARLRYSAWDVGPRVTDNTNEFNRFLVGVKGNWGEWSYDTGYLHSGTNLINKRTGFLRYSAVRCVLGNPACPAGTWRIGDNASLNSQALYDYISPTISARAKSELDMFDFNVSRSLADLKGGPLGLAFGAEWRKTSNSLTPQTYTDVGDIIGLGYSAYDGTQNVYAAHVELSAPVLEQLELSAALRYDKYDGGDGKATPKFGVKWTPADWIALRASYAEGFRAPNPAENGDGGLAAFSNARDPVRCAIDPANECTARSVAIITRPNPALRPEESKSYSVGFVLQPTATTSLTVDGWEIKRTNEIAQGSTADAIAAGNVLRDSNNIGGVPNSGTILAVNTGYVNANSSRVRGIDTDIRQTFAIGPGQLELDAQWSHLLKFERTEGDTTVDYVGTHGNCDVTNCIGTPQDRINFGTTWKQGTWSVSGVVNYIDSIENKDRRGGDYQAFYADGTPVKKIASFTTFDLSGRWNITEAFELNASVQNVFDRIAPLDPTTYGAVNYNPLHFSGAVGRYFTVGAKYTFN from the coding sequence ATGCAACGGCGTGCAACCCGCCGTTCCCTGCTGTGCGCCTCCGTCACCGGCATTCTCGCTGCGCTCGCCGGCCCGGCCGCCTTCGCCCAGGAAGCGGCCACCAACCTCGACCGCATCACCGTCACCGGCTCCAACATCCCGCGCACCGACACCGAGACCCCGTCGCCGGTGCAGGTGGTGACCCGCCAGGAAATCGACCGCACCGGCAAGACCTCGCTGGCCGAATACCTGCAGACGCTGACCGCCGACGGCGCCGGCTCGATTCCGAAGAGCTTCGGCAACGGCTTCGCCGGCGGCGGCGCCGGCATCTCGCTGCGCGGCCTGGGTGCCGGGTCCACTCTGGTGCTGTTGAACGGCCGGCGCATGGCCACCTACGGCCTGGCCGACGACGGCCAGAAGGTCTTCACCGACCTGAGCACCATCCCGCTGGACGCGGTCGAGCGGGTCGAAGTGCTGAAGGACGGCGCCTCGGCGATCTACGGCTCCGACGCCATCGCCGGCGTGGTCAACATCATCCTGCGCAGCGACTTCCAGGGCGCGATCCTGCGCGGCTCCTACGGCATTTCCGGCGACGGCGACGGCGATGCGCGCAAGGCGACCCTGACCGCCGGCACCGGCGACCTCGCCAGCGACGGCTGGAACGCGTTCTTCAGCCTGGACGTGGGCAAGACCGACGCGATCAGGATCAGCGACCGCAAGGACCGCAAGTGGATCGGCACCGGCGACATCCGGCGCTGGGGCTACGCGGCGCAGGACGCGCAGTTCCTCGGCGGCGCCTACCTCAGCGGCGGCACCGCCGGCGGCACCGGCCCCAATGGTTCGGTGTTCGACACCAACGGACAACTGGTGGCGCTGCCCGGCTGCGCAGGCCTGACCACCATCCCCGGCCAGAGCGACGCCACCGCGCAGGCGCAGGGTTGCCTGTGGGATCCGGCGCAGCAGTTCCGCGATCTGGCGCCGGAAGAGAAGTACGTCAACGTGTTCGGGCGCGCCAGCTTCGCCTTCGGCGAGGGCGGCGAGATCTACACCGAGATCGGCTACTCGAAGAAGAACACCGTGTTCTCCAACACCCCGTCGGCCGTGTCCGGCGGCTGGGGCTACCCGGGCGGTCCGGTCAACGCCAACAGCGGCGCTGGCGCCACCGTGCTCTACGCCGGCCACCCCGACAACCCGCTGCCCTACGCCGCGCGCCTGCGCTACAGCGCCTGGGACGTGGGCCCGCGCGTCACCGACAACACCAACGAGTTCAACCGCTTCCTGGTCGGCGTGAAGGGCAACTGGGGCGAGTGGAGCTACGACACCGGCTACCTGCACTCGGGTACCAACCTGATCAACAAGCGCACCGGCTTCCTGCGCTACAGCGCGGTGCGCTGCGTGCTCGGCAACCCGGCCTGCCCCGCCGGCACCTGGCGCATCGGCGACAACGCCAGCCTGAACTCGCAGGCGCTGTACGACTACATCTCGCCGACCATCAGCGCGCGCGCCAAGTCCGAACTGGACATGTTCGACTTCAACGTCTCGCGCAGCCTGGCCGACCTCAAGGGCGGTCCGCTGGGCCTGGCGTTCGGCGCCGAATGGCGCAAGACCAGCAACAGCCTGACCCCGCAGACCTACACCGATGTGGGCGACATCATCGGCCTGGGCTATTCGGCCTACGACGGCACCCAGAACGTCTACGCCGCGCACGTCGAGCTGTCCGCGCCGGTGCTGGAGCAGCTGGAACTGTCGGCGGCGCTGCGCTACGACAAGTACGACGGCGGCGACGGCAAGGCCACGCCGAAGTTCGGCGTGAAGTGGACCCCGGCCGACTGGATCGCGCTGCGCGCCAGCTATGCCGAGGGCTTCCGCGCGCCGAACCCGGCCGAGAACGGCGACGGCGGCCTGGCCGCGTTCTCCAACGCGCGCGATCCGGTGCGCTGCGCGATCGACCCGGCCAACGAGTGCACCGCGCGCTCGGTCGCGATCATCACCCGCCCGAACCCGGCGCTGCGGCCCGAGGAGTCCAAGAGCTATTCGGTGGGCTTCGTGCTGCAACCGACGGCGACCACCTCGCTGACCGTGGACGGCTGGGAGATCAAGCGCACCAACGAGATCGCCCAGGGCAGCACCGCCGATGCGATCGCCGCCGGCAACGTCCTGCGCGACAGCAACAACATCGGCGGCGTGCCGAACAGCGGCACCATCCTGGCGGTCAACACCGGCTACGTGAACGCGAACTCCTCGCGCGTGCGCGGCATCGACACCGACATCCGCCAGACCTTCGCGATCGGCCCCGGCCAACTGGAGCTGGACGCGCAGTGGAGCCACCTGCTCAAGTTCGAGCGCACCGAAGGCGACACCACCGTCGACTACGTCGGCACGCACGGCAACTGCGACGTGACCAACTGCATCGGCACGCCGCAGGACCGCATCAACTTCGGCACCACCTGGAAACAGGGCACATGGAGCGTGAGCGGCGTGGTCAACTACATCGACAGCATCGAGAACAAGGATCGCCGCGGCGGCGACTACCAGGCGTTCTACGCCGACGGTACGCCGGTCAAGAAGATCGCCTCGTTCACCACCTTCGATCTGTCGGGCCGCTGGAACATCACCGAGGCCTTCGAGCTCAACGCCTCGGTGCAGAACGTGTTCGACCGGATCGCCCCGCTGGATCCGACCACCTACGGCGCGGTCAACTACAACCCGCTGCACTTCAGCGGCGCGGTCGGCCGCTACTTCACGGTGGGCGCCAAGTACACGTTCAACTGA
- the rsfS gene encoding ribosome silencing factor, with amino-acid sequence MSSQAHVIKTQVPNPPPPLPVLLAHVREAVEELKAKDVAEIDVRGKSSVTDYLVIVSGTSTRHVKSIADEVIKYAKRLDVMPLGVEGEREAEWVLVDLGDVVVHVMLPRVREFYALERLWTVGDQPPSDDDGDDTARDA; translated from the coding sequence TTGTCCAGTCAAGCCCACGTCATCAAGACCCAAGTCCCCAATCCGCCGCCGCCGCTGCCGGTCCTGCTCGCCCACGTCCGCGAGGCAGTGGAGGAACTCAAGGCCAAGGACGTTGCGGAAATCGACGTGCGCGGCAAGTCCAGCGTCACCGACTACCTGGTCATCGTCTCCGGCACCTCCACCCGTCACGTCAAGTCGATCGCCGACGAAGTCATCAAGTACGCCAAGCGCCTGGACGTGATGCCGCTGGGCGTGGAAGGCGAGCGCGAGGCCGAGTGGGTGCTGGTCGACCTCGGCGACGTGGTGGTGCACGTGATGCTGCCGCGGGTGCGCGAGTTCTACGCGCTGGAGCGGCTGTGGACGGTCGGCGACCAGCCGCCGAGCGACGACGACGGCGACGACACGGCACGCGATGCCTAA